The proteins below come from a single Ochotona princeps isolate mOchPri1 chromosome 6, mOchPri1.hap1, whole genome shotgun sequence genomic window:
- the ARRDC4 gene encoding arrestin domain-containing protein 4, protein MGGEAGSAAAVGAEGRVKSLGLVFEDERKGCYSSGETVAGHVLLEAAAPLTLSALRLEAQGRATAAWGQGSGAAPAASSEVEYLNVRLSLREPPAGEGVILLPPGKHEFPFRFQLPSEPLVTSFTGKYGGIEYCVRAILERPKVPEQSVRRELQVVSRVDVNTPALLTPVLKTQEKMVGCWFFTSGPVSLSAKIERKGYCNGEAIPIYAEIENCSSRLIVPKAAIFQTQTYLASGKTKTIRHMVANVRGNHIASGSTDTWNGKTLKIPPVTPSILDCCIIRVDYSLAVYIHIPGAKKLMLELPLVIGTVPYSGFGSRNSSVASQFSVDMSWLTLTLPEQPEAPPNYVDVVSEEEFSRHTPLYPQPPSCLEEACYPMFACIQEFRFQPPPLYSEVDPHPSDVEETQPVSFIL, encoded by the exons ATGGGCGGCGAAGCGGGGTCCGCGGCGGCCGTGGGCGCCGAGGGCCGCGTCAAGAGCTTGGGACTGGTGTTCGAGGACGAACGCAAAGGCTGCTACTCGAGCGGCGAGACGGTGGCCGGGCACGTGCTGCTGGAGGCGGCCGCGCCGCTGACCCTGAGCGCGCTGCGTCTGGAGGCCCAGGGCCGGGCCACCGCCGCCTGGGGTCAGGGCAGCGGCGCCGCGCCGGCAGCCTCCTCCGAGGTCGAGTACCTGAACGTGCGCCTCAGCCTGCGCGAGCCCCCGGCCG GTGAAGGGGTCATCTTGCTGCCGCCTGGAAAACATGAATTTCCGTTTCGCTTTCAACTTCCATCTGA ACCTCTAGTAACCTCGTTCACCGGGAAATACGGGGGCATTGAGTACTGTGTGCGAGCCATCCTGGAGCGCCCCAAGGTGCCGGAGCAGAGCGTGAGACGGGAGCTGCAGGTCGTCAGCCGTGTGGATGTCAACACGCCAGCACTGCTT ACCCCTGTATTGAAAACTCAAGAGAAAATGGTTGGCTGTTGGtttttcacttctggtccagtctCGCTGAGTGCCAAAATTGAAAGAAAGGGATACTGTAACG GTGAAGCTATCCCAATCTACGCAGAAATAGAGAACTGTTCCTCTCGTCTGATTGTTCCCAAAGCTGCCATTTTCCAAACCCAGACCTATTTGGCTAGTGGGAAAACAAAGACCATCCGTCACATGGTCGCCAACGTGCGAGGGAACCACATTGCCTCTGGTAGCACCGACACGTGGAACGGCAAGACCCTGAAAATCCCCCCGGTCACTCCGTCCATCCTGGACTGCTGCATCATCAGAGTGGACTACTCCTTGGCT GTGTACATTCACATCCCCGGGGCCAAGAAGCTGATGCTGGAGCTGCCGCTGGTGATCGGCACGGTCCCGTACAGCGGCTTTGGCAGCAGGAACTCCAGCGTGGCCAGCCAGTTCAGCGTGGACATGAGCTGGTTAACACTCACCCTGCCGGAGCAACCTGAAG CACCACCGAATTATGTGGATGTGGTGTCCGAGGAGGAGTTTTCCAGACACACCCCTCTCTACCCTCAGCCCCCCAGCTGCCTGGAAGAAGCCTGCTACCCCATGTTCGCCTGCATACAAGAATTCCGGTTTCAACCGCCACCTCTTTATTCAGAG GTCGATCCGCACCCCAGTGATGTTGAAGAGACACAGCctgtctccttcattctctgA